GTTGGATCTGGTAAATGGGAATGCGAATAAAACACTCGGATCACTGCAAGCTTTACAGAATACTTTACTTGATTATCAAAACGGTAAACTAAAGAAGGATGGTTCTTCTGCAGAAAAAGTGACCATTCGCTCCTACATTCGGCAATTGAACGAAACGGCTGACTCGATAGAATCAAATAATCTGGCGAAAGCAGCGGGGCAGGTTAAATCATTGCGTGCAAATTGGCTGGAAATTGAAGGAGACATTGTTAGTAAATCACAACAGGTTTATACAAACTCTGAACGGAATCTAGTATTGCTGGAAGGATACGTAGGTAAGGGTAAAACAGATCAAGCGCTAGGGACCGTCAATGAATTGAAAACAGACCTGGAGCCATTTATAAACAGTTCATATGGAATTTGGGATGCGGCACTTATTCCAATTCGAGAAGGGCTGGAAGCATTGCTCGTAATCGGTGCACTTCTGGCGTTCACCAATAAAAGAAAGGAAACGAAGGGTGCGCGCTGGGTTTGGGGTGGCATAAGTTTGGGAGTACTTGTCAGCATTGCAATTGGATTTACAGTCAGTTTTCTATTAAACGCAAGTTCCTTCGGTGAAAACAACTTTATTATCAATGGTGCTACTGGGATTTTTGCCAGCATCATGCTTTTATATGTTAGTTATTGGCTGCATCGCCATTCTAACGTACAGCGCTGGAATTCCTACATACGCAAGAAGACGGAAAAAACATTCAGCAGCGGTAAGATGTTTTCCTTCGCGCTGATTGCCTTTCTTGCCGTTCTTCGTGAAGGAATGGAAACAGTTATTTTCCTAATCGGTATGGCTAACCGCATGCCTATCTCAAACCTTATTTTAGGGATTGTTATAGGATTTGGAATTTTATCTGTAATAGGCATCTTTATGTTGAAAGTTGGGAAAAAACTGCCATTGAAGCCGTTTTTCCTTGTTTCAAGCTTGATTGTGTTTTACATGTGCATCAAGTTTATGGGATCCGGGATTCATAGCCTGCAGTTGGCAGGTTACATTCCATCAACAATTAATGAGATGATTCCGACCATATCATTCCTTGGCATCTATCCGTCATGGAGCAGTACACTGCCTCAGCTTATGATTATTATTCTAGCAGTCTTTGTGATTGCTGCTCGTCAATTGAAAATCAGGAGGGCTATATAATGCAGTTCAAAAAAACGGTGGGGTTATTATTATCACTCACTTTACTTATTACCATGCTTGCAGCGTGCGGTGAAAACAATACAAAATCAGATAAAATAAATGAAGAATCTGTGGCAAGTGAAACAGATTCCGTAAAAGAACTTGCGAAGGACTTGCAGAAAATAAATGCTAATCTGCAAGCCGCTGCAAAAGAGAATAAGCAAGACGAAGTAAAAAAAATAGGTGAAAAATTAAATGATCAATGGCTCACAACTGAGAATAAAATCAGGGATGCATATCCGCTTCTTTATACAGACGTTGAAAAGTATTTGCTGCCACTATATACAGAAGTAACGACAGACTCTATGGATCAAAATAAAGTCATCGAGCTTGCAGGTAGTTTACAAGATTCGCTTGGAAAACTAGAAAATGCGAAAGAGACAGCAATGAAAAGTTCTGAACTGCTGGATAAAGCGGTGAAGAATTACCGGGAATATGTAAATGATCAAACAGAGCAGTTGGTGGCAACAACAAAAGAATTTACTGATGCTGTTAAGGCCGGAAAGATAGAGAAAGCAAAAGAACTTTATGCGGATGCCCGCGTCTTTTACGAACGGATTGAACCAATCGCGGAGAGCTTTGGTGACTTAGATCCTAAAATTGACGCTCGTGAAACCGATGTGGAACCTGCTGACTGGAGCGGTTTTCACAGGATTGAGAAAGCACTTTGGAAAGATAAATCGTTAGAAGGTATGGATAAAGTGGCAGATCAGTTGAACAAAGATGTGCTTGCATTGCAGGAAAAAGTGAAACAAGTGGACTTAAGTCCTACTCAGGTAGTTGCTGGGTCAATGGAACTGCTGAATGAGGCAGCTATCTCTAAAATTACCGGGGAAGAGGAACGTTATTCACATATTGATTTAGTGGATTTCGCTGCGAATGTGGAGGGCTCACAGGCAGTCTATCATGCCATCATTCCGGCGTTGCAGGAAAAGGACAGCAAGCTTGCAGATCAGTTAGATAAACAATTTATCGCATTAATGGATACGCTCAATCAGTATAAGAAGAACGGCGAATACGTACTTTACACGGAATTAACCGATGAACAAATTCGTGATTTAAGCAGTAAACTTAGCGTTTTATCTGAAAAAATGGCCCAAACCGCAGCTATTTTTCAGTGAATAGATTTTTAGCGCAAGCGCCTCTTTGGCGCTTACGCTTTTCATAGGAGGATTTTGCAATGGATGAAAAAAAGGTTTCACGTCGGGAAATAATAAAGATGTCCCTTCTTACCGGAACGGGTATAGCAATTGGGGCGAGCGGGCTGGGCTCGATTGCCACGATGACGGAAGCCTTTGGTGACACAGCTGAACAACCGAAAAAAAAGGATAACACGATTCCGTTTTATGGCAAACATCAGGCAGGAATCATTACTCCACAGCAGACGTATACCTATGTTGCTGCCTTTGACCTGCAAACTGACCGGAAACAAGAAGTGATTGATTTGTTTAAACAATGGACCCAACTTAGCGCAGTGATGAGCGCGGGGCAGGTGGAACATGCTTATGAGAATGATTGGTTGCCACCCAAAGATACTGGTGAAGCACTAGGTCTTACGGCCGCAAAGTTAACCGTTACATTTGGACTTGGTTCATCATTTTTTGAAAAAGATGATGTTGACCGATATGGAATATTGAAGAAAAAGCCTCGTCATCTAAAACCAATTCCCGCCATGCCTAGAGACGGGTTAGAAGATCCTTATATTGGCGGGGATGTGTGTGTACAGGTTTGTGCAGAGGATCAACAGGTAGCGTTCCATGCAATCCGCAATATGATTAAAACAGGAATCGGCAAGGCTGAAGTGAAGTGGTTACAATCCGGTTTTATCAGTGCACCAAAAGGGGAGACCCCTCGTAATTTATTCGGGTTCAAAGATGGTTCCGCAAATGTTCCAGCAACCAATCAAGATGCACTAAATCAGATTGTTTGGGTTGATGACGATAAACAGAATTGGATGAATGGTGGATCATACCTTGCATTTCGTAGGATTCAGATGTTTTTAGAGGTGTGGGACCGCTCCTCTTTAAAAGACCAGGAAGATACATTTGGCCGAAAAAAACTGTCTGGGGCTGCCTATGGTAAAAGTGAAGAACACGCGCATGTAAATGAAGAGAAGCTTCCACCTAATTCACATGTGCGGTTAGCGAAAAGTACCGGTCAGGAAATATACCGCCGCGCTTATTCGTATACAGATGGAGTAAATCCGAGAACGGGTGCTATTGATGCGGGATTAGCTTTCATCAGCTATCAAAAAAATCCTGACAAACAGTTCGTACCAATGTTAAAAAAGATGAGTTTGAGGGACAACTTAAATGAATATACCAAACATGTAGGAAGTGCGTTATTTGCGTGCCCAAAAGGCGTCCAAAAAGGCGAATATATTGCACAAGGGTTATTAGAGGACTGAGACAAAAATGTTTGGTCAAAGGGAAATCCGAACTATGATTCAAAATTCTTTAATTAGATTTTGAAGTAGTTCGGATATTTTCTTAGCTGTTGATATAAACTGCTGCGACGTAGCGGCAACGTGTTTTTCCGCAGCGGTGGGCTAACAATCCTATGAAGTTACGTTACAGCCTTTTTGCAATTCCAACGATCCTTTTACGATTAGTTGATTTTCAACGAACCCTTTGAACGGATAAGAAAGGTCCTTTTTTTCGCCTATCTCTATGGCCATGACATCATCAGCGTATAGAGGTGCTGAAAATGTCATGGTATAAGTTTCAAGTGTTTCTTTACCAAAAAAATATTCTGTTGATAGGACGTTCCAAAGCTTTGCCATTATTAGCATTCCATGTACTATTCCACCTGTGTATCCATGCTGTTTGGCATAAGTACCATTTAAGTGAATAGGATTGTGGTCACCCGCGATAGATGCAAAGTTACGAATATCCTCTTTCGTAATTGTCATGTTCATGGCTGCCCCCCTGAGACCAGCTCCATCGTTCCCGTAAAGCAAGGCGTGCCCCGCAATGTGCAAATGCGTAGTGTCTGCTTGCTAAAGGTAACATCTTTTCGCGTATATCGTTTATCAAGGGTTACACTGGCCCTGTATTTTTCATTTGCGACCATTGGTGTATGCATAACACATTGTTGTTTTCGGTGGATGATTGGCGGCTTAAATGTCCATGGAATGTTGACCCACTGGTAAGCGATCATGGGCATTGTATAGTGAAGAATTAATTTATCCCGTTTATCGGTTTCTCCTAACATTCGCTGATACAATACTATTTGCTCTTCCGTGAAAGTAACAACTTTTTCTTCTGACTTCAATTTATCACCTCAAATAATACTGCGACTCCAATTCCGCCTGCGCTGCCTATTGCGGCAATTACATAGGTATAATTCTTATTCCGTTTAGCTTCATAAAATAATCTTGTCACAAGTGCGGAACCAGATGCTGCATATGGATGCCCAACTGTTAATGCACCGCCATTAACATTCAATTTTTCATAAGGAATATGAAGTTCCTTTGCGCATGCTGCGATTTTAGATGCAAATGCTTCATTTATTTCAAACAGGTCAATATCCGCAATTGACAGATTATGTTGCGCAAGTATTTTTCTAATTGCATAAACTGGCGCAATGCCAGGGGAATTGGGATGAACACCACTTACAGCACTGCCAGCAAATCGCAGTGCAGGCGTAAGGCCGTATGATTTGGCCATGGTTTCTTCCATGACAAGTACAGCACTACCCCCATCATGAATACCACAGCTGTTCACAGCCGTCACGGTTCCCCCGTTTAGAAATATCGGTTTGGCACGGTCAACTAACCTCTCAATGTTACGCCGTTTCAGGAAGGCTTCATCTTGATTCATGTGCAGGATCGGGATAATTTCATCCCTAGTTAAACCTTTATGATAGGCATTCCAACTCCGCTTGTAGCTCATCAATGTATATTCATCCTGCATTTGTCTTGATATATCAAAGTTTCGTGCCACATTTTCCGCACCAATTCCCATATCTGTATCACCAATCGACTCTGGTGCAAATTGAGCCCGCTTTGTATATGGTGATGTACTTGCGCTCTCTATACCACCTGCGATATAACAGCTGCCAGCATGACCCTGAATCCAGTAACATGCGGTGCGAATAGCTTCTAACCCTGCGCTGCATTGACGATCGAGAGTCATTCCAGGCAGTGTAAGCGGCAAACCCGCTTCGAGCGCAGAAAATCTTGCTATATTTCCACCAGGGCCGACGACGTTGCCTAATATGACATCATCTAACTCAGGTTCAAATCCGCTTGCAAGATCAGCCAATAACGGGGATGCAAGTTCCTGCGGCTGCATGGATTCAAGCATGCCATTTTTCTGTCCAAATGGTGTACGCTTGGCCCGAACAATTACTGCTCTATGCATTTGGATAGCAACCTTCTTTCTGCAATCAAATGAAGTTCTTTTCTTGCAATCTTACCACTGATTGTATGCGGGATGCTTTCTTTCATGATCCACTTTCTGGGTACCTTATAAGAAGCCAGATAATCTTTGCACCATCTTTTCAATGACAATATGCTTGTACTGCCGTCAATAATTGCGACGGCAACTTCACCCCAATAATCACTTGAAATACTTGTGACAGCAGCCTCATATACATCTGTATGCATCATTAACACATTTTCTATTTCTTCCGGGAAGATATTAATTCCTCCATAATTAATGATATTTTTTTCACGGCCTATGATATACAGATAACCTTCTTCATCCAGGTATCCCATATCATCGACAGTGAACCAATCATCCTTATGAAATTTGTTAGGGTGGGTGGTGTAACCAGAAAATAACATCGGGCTTTTTACGAAAATCTTACCAGTCTCCTGATTGTATGCCAGCTCCTGATTTGCCTGTCTGATTTGAATTTCCACGTTGTGACATGCCTTTCCGACTGATGCCGGTTTATTAATGTTTTCCTGATCAGAAAGGGAGGTAACAAAGCTCAATTCGCTTGCCCCGTAAAATTCGTACATGATCATTCCCGAAAATAATTTGCGCATCCGCTGTTTGGAGTTCTTCTCCCATTTCGCGCCAGAAGATATAATTTTAAATGAATTAGTTACCGGCACGTTTTCCCGTAACATTGCTTCAATCATTGTTGGAACGGTATAAACAACGGAAACACTATCAGAGAAGATTGCCCTCAGGATCGTTGCGGGAGAAAATTTTCGCTGCAGATGCACTGTCCCTCCTAGATATAGCGTGCTAATAGCACCATATAAAAAATGGGAATGAACGA
This Virgibacillus phasianinus DNA region includes the following protein-coding sequences:
- a CDS encoding FTR1 family protein: MYKRILFLMIAFLILIFAGITGPVAFAETIQDHADVSKTVLYIKKAVTAANKQDLDKVNQSFQSFKKEWVDIKNEVREGSLPVYSKIQSQIAAVSLDLVNGNANKTLGSLQALQNTLLDYQNGKLKKDGSSAEKVTIRSYIRQLNETADSIESNNLAKAAGQVKSLRANWLEIEGDIVSKSQQVYTNSERNLVLLEGYVGKGKTDQALGTVNELKTDLEPFINSSYGIWDAALIPIREGLEALLVIGALLAFTNKRKETKGARWVWGGISLGVLVSIAIGFTVSFLLNASSFGENNFIINGATGIFASIMLLYVSYWLHRHSNVQRWNSYIRKKTEKTFSSGKMFSFALIAFLAVLREGMETVIFLIGMANRMPISNLILGIVIGFGILSVIGIFMLKVGKKLPLKPFFLVSSLIVFYMCIKFMGSGIHSLQLAGYIPSTINEMIPTISFLGIYPSWSSTLPQLMIIILAVFVIAARQLKIRRAI
- the efeO gene encoding iron uptake system protein EfeO, which gives rise to MQFKKTVGLLLSLTLLITMLAACGENNTKSDKINEESVASETDSVKELAKDLQKINANLQAAAKENKQDEVKKIGEKLNDQWLTTENKIRDAYPLLYTDVEKYLLPLYTEVTTDSMDQNKVIELAGSLQDSLGKLENAKETAMKSSELLDKAVKNYREYVNDQTEQLVATTKEFTDAVKAGKIEKAKELYADARVFYERIEPIAESFGDLDPKIDARETDVEPADWSGFHRIEKALWKDKSLEGMDKVADQLNKDVLALQEKVKQVDLSPTQVVAGSMELLNEAAISKITGEEERYSHIDLVDFAANVEGSQAVYHAIIPALQEKDSKLADQLDKQFIALMDTLNQYKKNGEYVLYTELTDEQIRDLSSKLSVLSEKMAQTAAIFQ
- the efeB gene encoding iron uptake transporter deferrochelatase/peroxidase subunit; protein product: MDEKKVSRREIIKMSLLTGTGIAIGASGLGSIATMTEAFGDTAEQPKKKDNTIPFYGKHQAGIITPQQTYTYVAAFDLQTDRKQEVIDLFKQWTQLSAVMSAGQVEHAYENDWLPPKDTGEALGLTAAKLTVTFGLGSSFFEKDDVDRYGILKKKPRHLKPIPAMPRDGLEDPYIGGDVCVQVCAEDQQVAFHAIRNMIKTGIGKAEVKWLQSGFISAPKGETPRNLFGFKDGSANVPATNQDALNQIVWVDDDKQNWMNGGSYLAFRRIQMFLEVWDRSSLKDQEDTFGRKKLSGAAYGKSEEHAHVNEEKLPPNSHVRLAKSTGQEIYRRAYSYTDGVNPRTGAIDAGLAFISYQKNPDKQFVPMLKKMSLRDNLNEYTKHVGSALFACPKGVQKGEYIAQGLLED
- a CDS encoding MaoC family dehydratase, yielding MNMTITKEDIRNFASIAGDHNPIHLNGTYAKQHGYTGGIVHGMLIMAKLWNVLSTEYFFGKETLETYTMTFSAPLYADDVMAIEIGEKKDLSYPFKGFVENQLIVKGSLELQKGCNVTS
- a CDS encoding acetyl-CoA C-acyltransferase, with protein sequence MHRAVIVRAKRTPFGQKNGMLESMQPQELASPLLADLASGFEPELDDVILGNVVGPGGNIARFSALEAGLPLTLPGMTLDRQCSAGLEAIRTACYWIQGHAGSCYIAGGIESASTSPYTKRAQFAPESIGDTDMGIGAENVARNFDISRQMQDEYTLMSYKRSWNAYHKGLTRDEIIPILHMNQDEAFLKRRNIERLVDRAKPIFLNGGTVTAVNSCGIHDGGSAVLVMEETMAKSYGLTPALRFAGSAVSGVHPNSPGIAPVYAIRKILAQHNLSIADIDLFEINEAFASKIAACAKELHIPYEKLNVNGGALTVGHPYAASGSALVTRLFYEAKRNKNYTYVIAAIGSAGGIGVAVLFEVIN
- a CDS encoding AMP-binding protein; its protein translation is MNITSTYTEHAAEFPNKTAVQLGDTEISYGKWSKLINQTANWFYSQGTEKKVGIFFPNCIEFLQVYTGAAAAGWIAMPLDTKWKPAEIEKRLQHTSPALIITTKKLASKIKIEDVPIVCWEQAQEEITIASFTNVPVNTINDKDFHIGFTSGSTGEPKAFTRSHASWIASFACNKNDFHMDADDRVLIPGSLVHSHFLYGAISTLYLGGTVHLQRKFSPATILRAIFSDSVSVVYTVPTMIEAMLRENVPVTNSFKIISSGAKWEKNSKQRMRKLFSGMIMYEFYGASELSFVTSLSDQENINKPASVGKACHNVEIQIRQANQELAYNQETGKIFVKSPMLFSGYTTHPNKFHKDDWFTVDDMGYLDEEGYLYIIGREKNIINYGGINIFPEEIENVLMMHTDVYEAAVTSISSDYWGEVAVAIIDGSTSILSLKRWCKDYLASYKVPRKWIMKESIPHTISGKIARKELHLIAERRLLSKCIEQ